From Deinococcus aquaticus, one genomic window encodes:
- a CDS encoding V-type ATP synthase subunit E, which translates to MALDKLLENEAQAEIERLRADAQARAEQIVADARERAQALLDSRTRQLETARQAGLVRARSAADLEGNAQRLSASDSLQVQAFKVSEQYLHSSVTSPEYPQILAKLIAEGLQVLPNAEAVESALSEHDAVRQALAQLGRTLDLRVNEQVKTGVRLVGPGGKSSIQNTLTGRLERVRGELAPQISRLLAE; encoded by the coding sequence ATGGCGCTCGACAAGCTCCTCGAAAACGAAGCCCAGGCGGAAATCGAGCGCCTGCGCGCCGACGCACAGGCCCGCGCCGAGCAGATCGTCGCCGACGCCCGCGAACGCGCCCAGGCCCTCCTGGACAGCCGGACCCGGCAACTGGAAACGGCCCGTCAGGCCGGACTGGTCCGTGCGCGTAGCGCCGCCGACCTCGAAGGCAACGCCCAGCGCCTGTCGGCCTCCGACAGCCTGCAGGTTCAGGCCTTCAAGGTCTCCGAGCAGTACCTGCACTCCTCGGTCACCTCGCCCGAGTACCCGCAGATCCTGGCGAAACTGATCGCCGAGGGCCTGCAGGTCCTCCCGAACGCCGAAGCGGTCGAGTCGGCGCTCAGCGAGCACGACGCCGTCCGTCAGGCCCTGGCCCAGCTGGGCCGCACCCTTGACCTGCGCGTCAACGAGCAGGTCAAGACCGGCGTCCGACTGGTCGGCCCCGGCGGCAAGTCCAGCATCCAGAACACCCTCACCGGCAGGCTCGAACGCGTACGCGGCGAACTCGCGCCGCAGATCAGCCGACTGCTGGCCGAGTAA
- a CDS encoding V-type ATP synthase subunit K, with protein MTKYNKIVVASLVLALATSGLAQEAGAAAGNSDNMYQGLRAIGAGLALGLGAIGTGIAQARIGSSLVGAVAEDPSKAGSLLLYFLLPETLVIFGFLALFILN; from the coding sequence ATGACCAAGTACAACAAGATCGTCGTCGCTTCCCTCGTCCTCGCCCTCGCCACCAGCGGTCTGGCCCAGGAAGCCGGCGCCGCCGCCGGTAACTCCGACAACATGTACCAGGGTCTGCGCGCCATCGGCGCCGGCCTGGCCCTCGGCCTCGGCGCCATCGGCACCGGCATCGCCCAGGCCCGCATCGGCTCCAGCCTCGTCGGCGCCGTCGCCGAGGACCCCAGCAAGGCCGGCAGCCTGCTGCTGTACTTCCTGCTGCCCGAAACCCTGGTCATCTTCGGCTTCCTTGCGCTGTTCATCCTGAACTGA
- a CDS encoding V-type ATP synthase subunit A, which yields MTQNKTGVVQSIAGPAVIADGMYGAKMYDIVRVGTERLVGEIIRLDGNTAFVQVYEDTSGLTVGEPVATTGLPLSVELGPGMLNGIYDGIQRPLDKIREASGDFIARGIEVSSLDRTKKWSFTPSAQVGDTIGGSAILGTVPEFSFTHKVLTPPDKSGKLAWIAPAGEYNIDETIAKLEDGTELRMAHYWPVRAARPVAKKLDPSLPFLTGMRILDVLFPLVMGGAAAIPGPFGSGKTVTQQSVAKYGNADIVVYVGCGERGNEMTDVLVEFPELEDPKTGGPLMHRTILIANTSNMPVAAREASVYTGITLAEYFRDQGYSVSLMADSTSRWAEALREISSRLEEMPAEEGYPPYLGAKLAAFYERAGAVKTLAGDDGAVSVIGAVSPAGGDMSEPVTQATLRITGAFWRLDAGLARRRHFPAINWNGSYSLFTPILDSWYRANVGEDFPELRQRIGNLLQQEAALQEVVQLVGPDALQDNERLIIEAGRMLRQDFLQQNGFDPVDASASMPKNYGLMKMFLKFYDQAEVALKDGATIDEIVQSPVIEKLARARYTAEGDFAAYRDDVLSELDTTFKGVKA from the coding sequence ATGACGCAGAACAAGACTGGCGTCGTGCAGAGCATCGCTGGACCGGCCGTCATCGCTGACGGCATGTACGGCGCGAAAATGTACGACATCGTGCGCGTGGGCACCGAACGCCTCGTGGGCGAGATCATCCGCCTCGACGGCAACACCGCCTTCGTGCAGGTGTACGAGGACACCAGCGGCCTGACCGTCGGTGAGCCCGTGGCCACCACCGGCCTCCCCCTGAGCGTCGAGCTCGGGCCGGGCATGCTGAACGGCATCTACGACGGCATTCAGCGCCCCCTGGACAAGATCCGCGAGGCGTCGGGCGACTTCATCGCGCGCGGCATCGAGGTCTCCAGCCTGGACCGCACCAAGAAGTGGAGCTTCACGCCCAGCGCGCAGGTCGGCGACACCATCGGCGGCAGCGCCATCCTGGGTACCGTGCCGGAGTTCAGCTTCACGCACAAGGTCCTGACGCCCCCCGACAAGAGCGGCAAGCTCGCCTGGATCGCGCCCGCCGGTGAGTACAACATCGACGAGACCATCGCGAAACTCGAGGACGGCACGGAACTGCGCATGGCCCACTACTGGCCCGTGCGCGCCGCCCGCCCCGTCGCCAAGAAACTCGACCCCAGCTTGCCGTTCCTGACCGGGATGCGCATCCTGGACGTCCTGTTCCCCCTGGTGATGGGTGGCGCGGCCGCGATCCCCGGTCCCTTCGGTTCGGGCAAGACCGTGACGCAGCAGAGCGTGGCGAAGTACGGCAACGCCGACATCGTCGTGTACGTCGGTTGCGGCGAGCGCGGCAACGAGATGACGGACGTGCTGGTCGAGTTCCCGGAACTGGAAGACCCCAAGACCGGCGGGCCCCTCATGCACCGCACCATCCTGATCGCCAACACCAGCAACATGCCCGTGGCTGCCCGTGAAGCGAGCGTCTACACCGGTATCACGCTGGCCGAGTACTTCCGCGACCAGGGCTACAGCGTGTCCCTGATGGCCGACAGCACCAGCCGCTGGGCCGAGGCGCTGCGCGAAATCTCCAGCCGCCTGGAAGAAATGCCCGCCGAAGAAGGCTACCCGCCCTATCTGGGCGCCAAGCTCGCCGCGTTCTACGAGCGCGCCGGGGCCGTCAAGACCCTCGCGGGCGACGACGGCGCGGTCAGCGTGATCGGCGCGGTCAGCCCCGCCGGTGGTGACATGTCCGAGCCCGTCACGCAGGCCACCCTGCGTATCACGGGTGCGTTCTGGCGTCTGGACGCCGGCCTCGCCCGCCGCCGTCACTTCCCCGCCATCAACTGGAACGGCTCCTACAGCCTGTTCACGCCCATCCTGGACTCCTGGTACCGCGCCAACGTCGGCGAGGACTTCCCGGAACTGCGCCAGCGCATCGGCAACCTGCTGCAGCAGGAAGCGGCGCTGCAGGAAGTCGTGCAGCTCGTCGGTCCCGACGCCCTGCAGGACAACGAGCGCCTGATCATCGAGGCGGGCCGCATGCTGCGCCAGGACTTCCTGCAGCAGAACGGCTTCGACCCCGTCGACGCCAGCGCCAGCATGCCCAAGAACTACGGCCTGATGAAGATGTTCCTGAAGTTCTACGATCAGGCCGAAGTGGCCCTCAAGGACGGCGCGACCATCGACGAGATCGTCCAGAGCCCCGTCATCGAGAAACTCGCCCGCGCCCGTTACACCGCCGAAGGTGACTTCGCCGCGTACCGTGACGACGTGCTCAGCGAGCTCGACACCACCTTCAAGGGAGTGAAAGCGTGA
- a CDS encoding V-type ATP synthase subunit D, whose translation MAEQISPTRSAMLASKASLKTAQSGADLLKRKRDALIGEFFALVKDALAAREELAGVSKGAYTSLFSAKAWDSPEAVESLSLAGSGDYAVDMQIVSIYGVKVPKIEIPERTNTATFSPINVGARTIQAATDFGGVLEAIVKVAATETKLRRIGEEIKKTSRRVNALEQIRIPGIQDDIRFIRGVLDQREREASFTLKKIKAKLEAEAAKDKANAQAGHHGSAAD comes from the coding sequence ATGGCAGAACAGATCAGCCCCACCCGCAGCGCCATGCTGGCCAGCAAGGCCAGCCTGAAAACCGCTCAGAGCGGCGCGGACCTCCTGAAACGCAAGCGTGACGCCCTGATCGGGGAGTTCTTCGCGCTCGTCAAGGATGCCCTCGCCGCGCGCGAGGAACTCGCCGGCGTCAGCAAGGGCGCGTACACCAGCCTGTTCAGCGCGAAAGCCTGGGACAGCCCCGAAGCCGTCGAGAGCCTCAGCCTCGCCGGCAGCGGCGACTACGCTGTCGACATGCAGATCGTGAGCATCTACGGCGTGAAGGTCCCCAAGATCGAGATCCCGGAGCGCACGAATACCGCCACGTTCAGCCCCATCAACGTCGGCGCGCGCACCATTCAGGCCGCCACCGACTTCGGCGGCGTGCTGGAAGCCATCGTCAAGGTCGCCGCGACCGAGACGAAACTGCGGCGCATCGGCGAGGAAATCAAGAAGACCAGCCGCCGCGTGAACGCCCTGGAACAGATCCGCATTCCGGGCATTCAGGACGACATCCGCTTTATTCGCGGCGTGCTCGACCAGCGCGAACGCGAGGCCAGCTTCACCCTGAAGAAGATCAAGGCGAAACTGGAAGCCGAAGCCGCCAAGGACAAGGCCAACGCGCAGGCCGGACACCACGGCAGCGCCGCCGACTGA
- a CDS encoding CaiB/BaiF CoA transferase family protein has protein sequence MTPSTLPLSGVRVADFTRVLTGPFSTMLLGDLGADVIKVEPPGGDDTRAWGPPFQYGAGGEGRESSYFLSVNRNKRSLTLDLKAPDGLEAARRLIAGSDVLIENFRPGTLERLGLGWEALSAAHPRLIYASITGFGLDGPYRDRAGYDVIAQGMGGMMSYNGEAGGPPLRVGVAVADVFAGSLVTQAILAALYARERTGRGERVDVNLLESVVALGSSQVGRFLATGEVPTPTGNDHRSIVPYGTFPCADGFVNIAVGNDALWRRFCEALDLTDLGTDTRLATNEGRVTHRADLDARMLPGLARYSRQEVMDRLERAGVPCGPVNDLAEVFADPHVQARGVAVTVPHPTLGETTVTSPPWRFGGEALPVRRAPPTPGQHTTEILAELGLPGLAGSTPASPEPASD, from the coding sequence GTGACCCCTTCCACCCTGCCCCTGAGCGGCGTGCGCGTCGCGGATTTCACGCGGGTGCTGACGGGGCCGTTCTCGACCATGCTGCTGGGCGACCTGGGCGCGGACGTGATCAAGGTCGAGCCGCCGGGCGGGGACGACACGCGCGCCTGGGGGCCGCCCTTTCAGTACGGTGCGGGAGGGGAGGGCCGCGAGAGCAGTTACTTCCTGAGCGTGAACCGGAACAAGCGCAGCCTGACCCTGGACCTGAAAGCCCCGGACGGTCTGGAGGCCGCGCGCCGCCTGATTGCCGGGAGTGACGTGCTGATCGAGAACTTCCGGCCCGGCACGCTGGAGCGCCTGGGCCTGGGCTGGGAGGCCCTGAGCGCCGCCCATCCGCGCCTGATCTACGCCAGCATCACGGGCTTCGGCCTGGATGGCCCGTACCGCGACCGGGCCGGGTACGACGTGATCGCGCAGGGCATGGGCGGCATGATGAGTTACAACGGCGAGGCGGGCGGGCCGCCCCTGCGGGTGGGCGTGGCCGTGGCCGACGTGTTCGCCGGGTCGCTGGTCACGCAGGCGATCCTGGCCGCGCTGTACGCCCGCGAACGCACGGGGCGCGGCGAGCGGGTGGACGTGAACCTGCTGGAGAGCGTCGTGGCACTGGGCAGCTCACAGGTGGGCCGGTTCCTGGCGACGGGGGAGGTGCCCACTCCCACCGGGAACGACCACCGGTCCATCGTGCCGTACGGAACGTTCCCCTGCGCGGACGGTTTCGTGAACATTGCCGTGGGGAACGACGCACTGTGGCGGCGCTTCTGCGAGGCGCTGGACCTGACGGATCTGGGCACTGACACCCGCCTCGCCACGAACGAGGGCCGCGTGACGCACCGCGCGGACCTGGACGCCCGGATGCTGCCCGGACTGGCCCGCTATTCGCGGCAGGAGGTCATGGACCGCCTGGAACGTGCGGGCGTGCCGTGCGGCCCCGTGAACGACCTGGCCGAGGTCTTCGCGGACCCGCACGTGCAGGCGCGCGGCGTGGCCGTGACCGTCCCGCACCCCACGCTGGGCGAGACGACCGTGACCAGCCCCCCCTGGCGTTTTGGGGGCGAGGCCCTGCCGGTGCGCCGCGCGCCGCCCACACCCGGCCAGCACACCACCGAGATCCTGGCTGAACTGGGACTGCCAGGGCTGGCCGGATCTACGCCAGCCTCTCCAGAGCCCGCCTCAGATTGA
- a CDS encoding phosphohydrolase has translation MTLVAAAGAFARPFYDAPGRAYHTAAHVQSLIRALDGRGVLTPELELAAWGHDLIYDPRAADNEERSADVFGAWLAAQGASVDMQAQVRDLILATRHTAPPTTRAEALFVDADLGILGADPDTFDAYDRAIRAEYAHVPEDAYRAGRAAVLHGFLSRERLYLTPEFAALDAPARVNLRRALERLA, from the coding sequence ATGACGCTCGTGGCGGCCGCCGGGGCCTTCGCGCGGCCGTTCTACGACGCGCCGGGTCGCGCTTACCACACCGCCGCGCACGTCCAGTCCCTGATCCGGGCGCTGGACGGGCGCGGCGTGCTCACGCCGGAACTGGAACTGGCGGCGTGGGGGCACGACCTGATCTACGACCCGCGCGCCGCCGACAACGAGGAACGCAGCGCGGACGTGTTCGGCGCGTGGCTGGCCGCACAGGGCGCCAGTGTGGACATGCAGGCGCAGGTGCGGGACCTGATTCTCGCCACGCGCCACACCGCGCCCCCGACCACGCGGGCCGAAGCCCTGTTCGTGGACGCCGACCTGGGCATCCTGGGTGCCGACCCCGACACCTTCGACGCCTACGACCGCGCCATCCGCGCCGAGTACGCGCACGTTCCGGAGGACGCCTACCGGGCGGGGCGGGCTGCCGTGCTGCACGGCTTCCTGAGCCGCGAGCGGCTGTACCTCACGCCGGAATTCGCGGCGCTGGACGCCCCGGCGCGCGTCAATCTGAGGCGGGCTCTGGAGAGGCTGGCGTAG
- a CDS encoding V-type ATP synthase subunit F has translation MTRGTSTQRVAVLSDAETATGYRLAGAEVIETTPENAVAELERVIISGTYGLIAVDTGLIPDPATATARVMRGRDLPILLPIPSLRDAFNPDTVDAKAYMGKLVRDTIGFDIKL, from the coding sequence ATGACCAGAGGCACCTCCACCCAGCGCGTCGCCGTTCTCAGTGACGCCGAGACCGCCACCGGCTACCGCCTCGCGGGCGCCGAAGTGATCGAGACCACCCCCGAGAACGCCGTGGCAGAACTGGAACGCGTGATCATCAGCGGCACCTACGGCCTGATCGCCGTGGACACCGGCCTGATCCCCGACCCGGCGACCGCCACCGCCCGCGTGATGCGCGGACGCGACCTGCCGATCCTGCTGCCCATCCCCAGCCTGCGCGACGCGTTCAACCCGGACACCGTCGACGCCAAGGCCTACATGGGCAAACTGGTGCGCGACACCATCGGCTTCGATATCAAACTGTGA
- a CDS encoding V0D/AC39 family V-type ATPase subunit, giving the protein MPDDYAYINTRVRIMRTKLLDGRSLDSALAAGSYQEFLRVLSETDLAANLRATTTETAGLSELDQALSRNLFDTTQKVLGFADGDAKREIQALLMKWDLVNLKTVARGVAGGRGAETISASLIPGGTIKASALQTAAQSSDLPSAAAAIALSGHPLAAAMRAGAQAYASSNRLLDLEIALDQGYYRYALSVARNTSLRRYLSREIDVTNALIARAGAGQPLDPNLFVAGGKLDAAGYARLAGGDASGLSDVSAILDAPSLEDAEVAARTALDTAARNVAAGDPEGVGIILDFLRRKEIEIAKLRLIGRGKFYELPTDQIRREVQA; this is encoded by the coding sequence ATGCCCGACGACTACGCTTACATCAACACGCGCGTCCGCATCATGCGGACCAAGCTGCTCGACGGACGCTCGCTTGACTCGGCGCTCGCCGCGGGCAGCTACCAGGAGTTCCTGCGGGTCCTGAGCGAAACCGACCTCGCCGCGAACCTGCGCGCCACCACCACCGAAACCGCCGGACTGAGCGAACTGGACCAGGCCCTGAGCCGCAACCTGTTCGACACCACCCAGAAAGTCCTGGGCTTCGCCGACGGTGACGCCAAACGCGAGATTCAGGCCCTGCTGATGAAGTGGGACCTCGTGAACCTCAAGACCGTGGCGCGCGGCGTCGCCGGAGGCCGCGGCGCTGAAACCATCAGCGCCAGCCTGATCCCCGGCGGCACCATCAAGGCCAGCGCCCTGCAGACCGCCGCGCAGAGCAGCGACCTGCCCAGCGCCGCCGCTGCCATCGCCCTGAGCGGACACCCGCTCGCGGCCGCGATGCGCGCCGGCGCGCAGGCCTACGCCAGCAGCAACCGCCTGCTGGACCTCGAAATCGCGCTGGACCAGGGCTACTACCGCTACGCCCTGAGCGTGGCACGCAACACCAGCCTGCGCCGCTACCTCAGCCGCGAGATCGACGTGACCAACGCCCTGATCGCCCGCGCGGGCGCCGGACAACCCCTCGACCCGAACCTGTTCGTGGCCGGCGGGAAACTCGACGCCGCCGGGTACGCCCGCCTCGCCGGCGGGGACGCCAGCGGCCTGAGCGACGTCTCGGCCATCCTGGACGCCCCCAGCCTCGAGGACGCCGAAGTCGCCGCCCGCACCGCCCTGGACACCGCCGCGCGCAACGTCGCCGCCGGTGACCCCGAAGGCGTGGGCATCATCCTCGACTTCCTGCGGCGCAAGGAAATCGAGATCGCCAAACTGCGTCTGATCGGCCGCGGCAAGTTCTACGAGCTGCCCACCGACCAGATTCGCCGCGAGGTGCAGGCATGA
- a CDS encoding V-type ATPase subunit subunit G family protein, whose amino-acid sequence MDVSSRVLSELASREAALDGQIEAARTQAQATVAAAEAEAASILQGAEARAKAMQAEQEQQLAAEVEQIRAQASAGAQQQADATRTRAEAKLGQAVDTIMRAVLP is encoded by the coding sequence TTGGACGTCTCAAGTCGAGTCTTAAGTGAACTGGCCAGCCGCGAAGCGGCCCTGGACGGGCAGATCGAAGCCGCGCGCACCCAGGCGCAGGCGACGGTCGCGGCCGCCGAAGCGGAAGCCGCGAGCATTCTGCAGGGCGCCGAAGCCCGCGCCAAGGCCATGCAGGCCGAGCAGGAGCAGCAGCTCGCCGCAGAAGTCGAGCAGATTCGCGCCCAGGCCAGCGCCGGCGCCCAGCAGCAGGCCGACGCGACGCGCACGCGCGCCGAGGCCAAGCTGGGCCAGGCCGTGGACACCATCATGAGGGCGGTGCTTCCGTGA
- a CDS encoding V-type ATP synthase subunit I: protein MINPMQQVVIATRKRDSEAVIAALQNAGVLHLKPITGGPLNTGTLAGTDAQSRREDERLLARVESTLAELGSYRPAPAPLPAQNTWADTIEQAALPVAALARQRQELQADLDAEAAYGDAVRALAKLAGGLDSSRRVSTVPFLLQPTDNVAELEAALNETLRDRHALATDTVGQNRVGLIATLRTERDAARAALGKVRLGELRLPGRFDSMSLGEAASALGQIKQSGESRQRELNAERDRLAQTHTPALYALRDALKDRVAIHDVRAVSARGKYSLAMQGYVPEDRVPALQAALGTFGDAVSYELHAVDEHHDTLVPVELKNNGYVQPFQTVMGLMTLPKYGTFDPTWVVALFFPLFFGIIMADIGYGLMFLAFGMWLLGKARRNEGWNLSFFGAFVPPATLKDLGFVTNVMAAWTILWGFLTGEFFGTLLEHMHFFYINPELLNSLWSWTGVTYPIEEGVKHYGVIPIVFPRLETAYFSNVALVFALCFGILQVLWAWAIRIQQGIKHKDSTHTWEGIALFGGVLALIMLAFATKAGKDFSAFTNFSDVRVLVMYAGFAAFIVGWLRVIKHYPLLPVELLSQGGAVVSYARIFAVGLVSAILAKLCTDLGWSLGETLGFIGILIGVILGIVLHFFVLALTLIGHILQPLRLHMVEFLNPTGFNAESSPRYNPLRRLSPSQGPVK from the coding sequence GTGATCAACCCCATGCAGCAGGTCGTGATCGCCACGCGCAAGCGCGACAGCGAAGCCGTCATTGCGGCCCTGCAGAATGCCGGGGTGCTGCACCTCAAGCCCATCACGGGCGGTCCACTGAACACCGGGACCCTGGCCGGAACAGACGCCCAGAGCCGCCGCGAGGACGAGCGCCTGCTTGCCCGCGTGGAGAGCACGCTCGCGGAACTGGGCAGCTACCGCCCCGCGCCCGCGCCGCTGCCCGCCCAGAACACCTGGGCTGACACCATCGAGCAGGCCGCGCTTCCCGTGGCCGCGCTCGCCCGTCAGCGTCAGGAACTCCAGGCTGATCTGGACGCCGAAGCCGCCTACGGCGACGCCGTCCGCGCCCTGGCCAAACTGGCCGGCGGCCTGGACAGCAGCCGGCGCGTCAGCACCGTGCCCTTCCTGCTTCAGCCGACCGACAACGTCGCCGAACTGGAAGCCGCGCTGAACGAAACCCTGCGTGATCGCCACGCCCTGGCCACCGATACGGTCGGCCAGAACCGCGTGGGCCTGATCGCCACCCTCCGCACCGAACGTGACGCCGCGCGCGCCGCGCTGGGCAAGGTCCGCCTCGGCGAACTGCGCCTGCCCGGCCGTTTCGACAGCATGAGCCTCGGTGAGGCCGCCAGCGCCCTGGGCCAGATCAAGCAGAGCGGCGAGAGCCGCCAGCGCGAACTGAACGCCGAACGCGACCGGCTGGCCCAGACGCACACCCCCGCGCTGTACGCCCTGCGTGACGCCCTGAAAGACCGGGTCGCCATTCACGACGTGCGCGCCGTGTCCGCCCGCGGCAAGTACAGCCTCGCCATGCAGGGCTACGTGCCCGAAGACCGCGTGCCGGCCCTTCAGGCGGCGCTCGGCACCTTCGGTGACGCCGTCAGCTACGAACTGCACGCCGTGGACGAACACCACGACACGCTGGTCCCGGTCGAACTGAAGAACAACGGGTACGTGCAGCCCTTCCAGACCGTCATGGGCCTGATGACCCTGCCTAAGTACGGCACCTTCGACCCCACCTGGGTCGTCGCGCTGTTCTTCCCGCTGTTCTTCGGGATCATCATGGCCGACATCGGCTACGGCCTGATGTTCCTGGCGTTCGGCATGTGGCTGCTCGGCAAGGCCCGGCGCAACGAAGGCTGGAACCTCAGCTTCTTCGGCGCGTTCGTGCCGCCCGCCACCCTCAAGGACCTGGGCTTCGTGACGAACGTCATGGCCGCCTGGACCATCCTGTGGGGCTTCCTGACCGGCGAGTTCTTCGGCACCCTGCTGGAGCACATGCACTTCTTCTACATCAACCCGGAGCTGCTCAACAGTCTCTGGAGCTGGACCGGCGTGACCTACCCCATCGAGGAAGGCGTCAAGCACTACGGCGTGATCCCGATCGTGTTCCCCCGCCTGGAAACCGCCTACTTCAGCAACGTCGCGCTGGTGTTCGCGCTGTGCTTCGGCATCCTGCAGGTCCTGTGGGCCTGGGCGATCCGCATCCAGCAGGGCATCAAGCACAAGGACAGCACCCACACCTGGGAAGGCATCGCGCTGTTCGGCGGCGTGCTGGCCCTGATCATGCTGGCCTTCGCCACCAAAGCCGGGAAGGACTTCAGCGCCTTCACGAACTTCAGTGACGTGCGCGTGCTGGTCATGTACGCCGGGTTCGCCGCGTTCATCGTCGGCTGGCTGCGCGTCATCAAGCACTACCCGCTGCTGCCGGTCGAACTGCTCTCGCAGGGCGGCGCGGTCGTCAGTTACGCCCGTATCTTCGCGGTCGGCCTGGTGTCCGCCATCCTGGCGAAACTCTGCACCGACCTCGGCTGGAGCCTCGGCGAAACCCTGGGCTTCATCGGTATCCTGATCGGCGTGATCCTGGGCATCGTCCTGCACTTCTTCGTGCTGGCCCTCACCCTGATCGGCCACATCCTGCAACCCCTGCGTCTTCACATGGTCGAGTTCCTCAACCCGACCGGTTTCAACGCTGAATCCAGCCCCCGTTACAACCCCCTTCGCCGCCTCAGCCCCTCCCAGGGGCCGGTTAAATAA
- a CDS encoding V-type ATP synthase subunit B: MTLLQKEYNDVAYISGPLLFVNAASDLAYGAIVNIKDATGKLRGGQVISVTDQNAVIQVFEETRGLDLATASVSLVEDVARLGVSKEMIGRRFDGLGRPIDGLPEVIAEKRLSINGQAMNPAARAKPEEFIQTGISTIDVNTSLIRGQKLPIFSGSGLPHNELAAQIARQAKVPGHEGDFAVVFAAMGLTQREVSFFTQEFERTGALARSVLFLNKADDPAVERLLTPRMALTTAEYLAFEHGYHVLVILTDLTNYCEALREIGGAREEIPGRRGFPGYMYTDLASLYERAGVVQGKPGSVTQIPILSMPDDDITHPIPDLTGYITEGQIVVDRALNAKGVFPPINPLPSLSRLQGNGIGKGKTRADHKNVSDQLFAAYANGLDLRKLVAITGEDALSETDKLFLRFADDFENYFIGQGNQDRSIDDSLTVAWGILSKLPQSQLTRLGKDSIDKYYGTKMDEMWKGNRM; the protein is encoded by the coding sequence GTGACCCTTCTCCAGAAGGAATACAACGACGTCGCGTACATCTCCGGGCCGCTGCTGTTCGTGAACGCAGCCTCGGACCTCGCGTACGGCGCCATCGTGAACATCAAGGACGCCACCGGCAAACTGCGCGGCGGTCAGGTCATCTCCGTGACCGACCAGAACGCTGTGATCCAGGTGTTCGAAGAAACCCGTGGTCTGGACCTCGCGACCGCCAGCGTGAGCCTCGTCGAAGACGTGGCCCGCTTGGGCGTCAGCAAGGAAATGATCGGCCGCCGCTTCGACGGCCTGGGCCGCCCCATCGACGGGCTGCCCGAAGTGATCGCCGAGAAGCGCCTGAGCATCAACGGTCAGGCCATGAACCCCGCCGCGCGCGCCAAGCCCGAGGAGTTCATCCAGACCGGCATCAGCACCATCGACGTGAACACCAGCCTGATCCGTGGTCAGAAACTCCCGATCTTCTCGGGCTCGGGTCTGCCGCACAACGAACTGGCTGCCCAGATCGCCCGTCAGGCCAAGGTGCCCGGCCACGAGGGTGACTTCGCCGTCGTGTTCGCCGCGATGGGCCTGACCCAGCGCGAAGTGTCGTTCTTCACGCAGGAATTCGAACGGACCGGCGCCCTGGCCCGCTCCGTGCTGTTCCTGAACAAGGCCGACGATCCCGCCGTGGAACGTCTGCTGACCCCCCGCATGGCCCTGACCACCGCCGAGTACCTGGCCTTCGAGCACGGCTACCACGTGCTGGTGATCCTCACCGACCTGACGAACTACTGCGAGGCCCTCCGTGAAATCGGCGGCGCCCGCGAGGAAATCCCCGGTCGCCGTGGCTTCCCCGGTTACATGTACACCGACCTTGCGAGCCTGTACGAACGCGCCGGCGTGGTGCAGGGCAAGCCCGGCTCGGTCACGCAGATCCCGATCCTGTCCATGCCCGACGACGACATCACGCACCCCATCCCCGACCTGACCGGCTACATCACCGAAGGTCAGATCGTGGTGGACCGCGCGCTGAACGCCAAGGGCGTGTTCCCCCCGATCAACCCCCTGCCCAGCCTGAGCCGCCTTCAGGGCAACGGCATCGGCAAGGGCAAGACCCGCGCCGACCACAAGAACGTATCGGACCAGCTGTTCGCCGCGTACGCCAACGGCCTGGACCTGCGTAAACTGGTCGCCATCACCGGTGAAGACGCCCTGAGCGAAACCGACAAGCTGTTCCTGCGCTTCGCGGACGACTTCGAGAACTACTTCATCGGCCAGGGCAACCAGGACCGCTCCATCGACGACAGCCTCACCGTCGCCTGGGGCATCCTGAGCAAACTGCCCCAGAGCCAGCTGACCCGCCTCGGCAAGGACTCCATCGACAAGTACTACGGCACCAAGATGGACGAGATGTGGAAAGGCAACCGCATGTAA